In the Gorilla gorilla gorilla isolate KB3781 chromosome 10, NHGRI_mGorGor1-v2.1_pri, whole genome shotgun sequence genome, one interval contains:
- the CSAD gene encoding cysteine sulfinic acid decarboxylase isoform X3: MVPEDLERQIGMAEAEGAVPFLVSATSGTTVLGAFDPLEAIADVCQRHGLWLHVDAAWGGSVLLSQTHRHLLDGIQRADSVAWNPHKLLAAGLQCSALLLQDTSNLLKRCHGSQASYLFQQDKFYDVALDTGDKVVQCGRRVDCLKLWLMWKAQGDQGLERRIDQAFVLARYLVEEMKKREGFELVMEPEFVNVCFWFVPPSLRGKQESPDYQERLSKVAPVLKERMVKEGSMMIGYQPHGTRGNFFRVVVANSALTCADMDFLLNELERLGQDL, encoded by the exons GGTGCTGTGCCGTTCCTGGTCAGTGCCACCTCTGGCACCACTGTGCTAGGGGCCTTTGACCCCCTGGAGGCAATTGCTGATGTGTGCCAGCGTCATGGGCTATGGCTGCATGTGGAT GCTGCCTGGGGTGGGAGCGTCCTGCTGTCACAGACACACAGGCATCTCCTGGATGGGATCCAGAG GGCTGACTCTGTGGCCTGGAATCCCCACAAGCTCCTCGCAGCAGGCCTGCAATGCTCTGCACTTCTTCTCCAGGATACCTCG AACCTGCTCAAGCGCTGCCATGGGTCCCAGGCCAGCTACCTTTTCCAGCAGGACAAGTTCTACGATGTGGCTCTGGACACGGGAGACAAGGTGGTGCAGTGTGGCCGCCGTGTGGACTGTCTGAAGCTGTGGCTCATGTGGAAGGCACAGGGCGATCAAGGGCTGGAGCGGCGCATCGACCAGGCCTTTGTCCTTGCCCG GTATCTGGTGGAGGAAATGAAGAAGCGGGAAGGGTTTGAGCTAGTCATGGAG CCTGAGTTTGTCAATGTGTGTTTCTGGTTCGTACCCCCCAGCCTGCGAGGGAAGCAGGAGAGTCCAGATTACCAGGAAAGGCTGTCAAAG GTGGCCCCCGTGCTCAAGGAGCGCATGGTGAAGGAGGGCTCCATGATGATTGGCTACCAGCCCCACGGGACCCGGGGCAACTTCTTCCGTGTGGTTGTGGCCAACTCTGCACTGACCTGTGCTGATATGGACTTCCTCCTCAACGAGCTGGAGCGGCTAGGCCAGGACCTGTGA